GTGAAATGGCAAACAGTTCCGATATTGATGCCGTTTATATTGCGAGTCCTAATTCGTTTCATGCGAGACAGTCTATCGTTTTCTTAGAACATGGCAAGCATGTGCTTTGTGAAAAACCGATTGCCTCAAATAAAACCGAACTTGAAGCAATGGTCGCAGCAGCAAAGAAACATAATGTGTTATTAATGGAAGCACTAAAATCAACGACCGTACCAAATTTTCGCGTCGCAAGTGAAAACATACATAAGATAGGAAAGGTAAGAAGCTATTTTGCTAGCTATTGTCAATATTCCTCAAGGTATGATGCCTACAAAGCAGGCAATATTTTAAATGCATTCAAACCGGAATTTTCTAATGGAGCCATTATGGATATTGGAATCTACTGTATTTATCCATTAGTCGTATTATTCGGGGCGCCTGAAAGTATCCAAGCTACTGGCCTTCGCCTTGAGTCCGGAGTAGATGGGAAAGGGAGTATCATCTTAAAATATAAAGAGATGGATGCGGTTGTTATGTTTTCAAAAATAAGCAATTCTACCCTTCCGGCCGAAATTCAGGGGGAAGAAGGCAATATCATTCTTGATAAAATTAATATACCTGGAGACAGTGGAAATTCACTATCGTAACGGTGAAAAAGAAGATTTATCAGTTGCCGATGAGCATCAGCCTATGTACTATGAGGCGAAGGAGTTTATTGAGTTAATTAAAGATGGTCAAAACCAGTCGAAGATTAATTCTCTTCCAAATTCCTTAATCGTGATGGATATCCTAGATGAAGCTCGTAAGCAAATGGGCATCGAGTTTCCCGCAGATCATTCACCTGTAACTAAGCTTTAATAGATGAAAAAAGACTGTCAGTGTCACTGACAGTCCTTTTTTCTATTTGTTATTAAGCTTGTTTAACTGGTTCTTTTGCCATTTCGCGAGCTGCAGCTGCTGCTTTTTCTTTAGCCTCTGCCATGATTTCTGGAATTTGTTTAGGGAAGTGATCTAGACCTTCTGCAAACACAGTTTCTTTGACGTCCATTCCTAAGAAGCCAAGTGCAGCTTTTAAGAAGCGATCGCCAAATTCAAGTGGCTCCATGCGACCGTGTGAATAAATGCCACCACGAGTTTGAATATGGATAGCTTTTTTATCTGTTAAAAGACCTAATGCACCTTCTTTTGTATAGGTGAAAGTCTTGCCAGCAACAAATAAATTATCTAAAAATGCTTTTAAAATAGCAGGAGATCCAAGGTTCCAAATTGGGGAAACAAACACATAGTAATCAAAACTAATGAACTCGTCGGCTAATGCCCACATTCTTGTAATTTGTGAACGTTCATTCTCCGATAAATCTTCCATCTTATAGCCCATAAAAGAAAGCTTTGCACGAGCGTATAATAAATCTTCATCCATTAAAGGCATATCTAAGTTATATAAATCCCAATTAACGATTTCAACGTCCGGTTGTTCTTCACGGAAGGCTTCTAAAAAAACTTCACCAATTTGACGTCCTTTTGAGCGTTCAATATCTTTTTTTGGATTAACAGTAACATAAAGTAGTTTAGCCATTATGAGCAACCCATCCTTAAGTAAAAGTATAGTGTCCTTTCTTCTATAATAAAGAAAAAAACTATGTGTGTAATTGAACAAGTGGTGAAGTTCATGACTATTATGTGTCTTTCGCTTTATCCTTATGAGGCTGACAGAGCCAAGTTTTTAAAAATAAATACATTTTAGTGAAAAGTCATAAAGATGCAAAATCTTACTCGTCGAAGTGGGAAAAGAAGGAATTATAATATATTAAAAAAAGAGGAAGAGAGAGGAGGTGTAAAATATGAAACCCTCTTTAACAGAAGGAAAGTTTTTATTTTATATTTTATTTTCAGTACTGCTGCTGGTCACAACCTATTTTTTCCACACGCAATTATCTGCTCTGTACAATCCAATTAATTTTGTCAGCATCCACCTAATTTTGGAGTTCTTTGCCATTGCTATTTCATCATCCATTTTCTTATATGGCTGGAAAAAATTCGGTCAAATTCGATCTAGTAAAATGCTCGTTCTGGCCCTAGTTTATTTCATTATAGCCATGATTGATTTGATGCACACGATTTCCTATAAAGGAATGCCATTTTTCATTACAGACAGCTCAGCCAATAATGCGACATGGTTTTGGGTCATTGCCAGGACATTTGAAGCAGCATCTTTGTTACTCATTTTGATTCTTCCTGATCGGAAGCTCAGCTACGACCCAAGGAATCTATTATTGACTGCTAGTATTAGTATTGTTACGCTAATTGGATTTATCGTGTATCAATATGAAATGAGCTTGCCGTTATTGGTTGTAGAAGGAAAAGGAACAACATATTTAAAAAACTCGATTGAATATTTCGTTTGTTTCCTACATATTATGTCAATCGTTTTTGCACTGTTTTTCTACAACGAAAGGAAAAAACAAGAATATCTATATTTTGCGCTTGCCTTTACTGTTTTATTTTTATCAGAGTTGATTTTCACTATCTATAAAAGTGTATATGATATTTATAATTTTTCAGGGCATTTATTTAAGGTGGTGGGCTACTTTTACATTTTAAAAGGTTTCCACTATTCAATTGAGAAAGAAAGCTTTTTTGAAAGTCATTTTCAAAAGAATGAGTTACAATTATCAGATTTGTTGCATGAGTTTCAGGGAATCTTTTTTACCTTTAAAAAAGAAGGGAAGCAATTTATTCACAATACCTGTGATGGAGACTTATTGGAGGAATTAGGAATATTGCCAACTAGTGTGGTGGGAAAAACAACCTCCGAGCTTTTTCCTAAAAAAGCTACCTTGATTGAGGAATACTATCAAAGGTGCTGGGACACAGGCACAAATGTCACATTTAAAGCCGTTGTACAAAACAAACAACTTCTCTTTAGGTTAAAACCACTATTCAACGAGAATGAAGTAGTTGAGGTACTTGGCACAGTGATTGATATTACCAATATTGATGAATCTGCTCATCAGCTCCATCGATATTCATCAATCCATTTTTAATAGATTAACAAAACGGCTGACGAGAGATCGTTAGCCGTTTTTTGGGTATTATTCGTCACTTTTGTCATTCTGGCTCTTATTTCGCTTGTTCCCTTTGCTATTATCTCCGCTTGTAATTTCCTTTGCGAACTCTGTTTGTCCTCTTCTAGGCGAGTTTTGGTTACTTGAGCCTTTATTCACTTTCTTCGTCATTTTTCTAGCTCCTTTATGAAAAGAATTCAAGGATAGTATGCAATGTAAGCTAGAAAATTATGTATTGAAAGTTAGCCTAGAACCCCA
The DNA window shown above is from Bacillus sp. T3 and carries:
- a CDS encoding FMN-dependent NADH-azoreductase produces the protein MAKLLYVTVNPKKDIERSKGRQIGEVFLEAFREEQPDVEIVNWDLYNLDMPLMDEDLLYARAKLSFMGYKMEDLSENERSQITRMWALADEFISFDYYVFVSPIWNLGSPAILKAFLDNLFVAGKTFTYTKEGALGLLTDKKAIHIQTRGGIYSHGRMEPLEFGDRFLKAALGFLGMDVKETVFAEGLDHFPKQIPEIMAEAKEKAAAAAREMAKEPVKQA
- a CDS encoding MASE3 domain-containing protein gives rise to the protein MKPSLTEGKFLFYILFSVLLLVTTYFFHTQLSALYNPINFVSIHLILEFFAIAISSSIFLYGWKKFGQIRSSKMLVLALVYFIIAMIDLMHTISYKGMPFFITDSSANNATWFWVIARTFEAASLLLILILPDRKLSYDPRNLLLTASISIVTLIGFIVYQYEMSLPLLVVEGKGTTYLKNSIEYFVCFLHIMSIVFALFFYNERKKQEYLYFALAFTVLFLSELIFTIYKSVYDIYNFSGHLFKVVGYFYILKGFHYSIEKESFFESHFQKNELQLSDLLHEFQGIFFTFKKEGKQFIHNTCDGDLLEELGILPTSVVGKTTSELFPKKATLIEEYYQRCWDTGTNVTFKAVVQNKQLLFRLKPLFNENEVVEVLGTVIDITNIDESAHQLHRYSSIHF